The region GCTAAGCTAAAGAACCCAACATTTAGTTGCCGGCTTGTAACAGCGATTAACcagataataaatgtattgaaCGCAATAATCAAGCAAAATTGTCTACCCCCGCTTTGTCCAAGTTGTGAGTGGTTTTAATTACGCAACGCTGGAGTTcaaggacaattctttgtgctataagaagatgtgttatagtaatttgttcaattctttGATCTGAAGTCTTTAAAAACGTGGCAATCGACGAAAGAAAGCACTGGTTTAAAATTGACAagcgaacacgctggttcgaaatTGACAATTGAACACGCTGGTTCGCAagcgaacacgctggttcgaaatCGACAAGCGAACACGCTCGTTCTGTCCGAAGTCTGTAGGTATAACCGCTGCTTGCAATTCAATTTGTAAACACAAGCGCCTCCaatcacaggctccccaagctgaaaattcTCACTAGCTGAATCGTCCGCTGAAACAACACACAAACCACACGGTGGAAGCGACACATGCAAAAACGTGACGTCACTACCCAAATATGGAGTATTACTTACAcccaaatatggtaaaaaaaGGGTCCCTTACGCTGAGATGAGATTTTTCTTCTGTACTCACGTACGGCTCTATGATTTGCCAACTCGACGGCCGACCCTCTGGGGTCGGCCGCCTCGTTGGCAAATAGACAATTACTTCGGCCGATGTGCCGAAGTAATTATCCATTAAATAACATGCATCgggcaccggtggctcagttggttgacaACCGGcgcgggctgtcatgcgggaggtcgcgagttcaattccggccggaccaacactcagggtctttaaataactgaggagaaagtgctgcctttgtaaatacatctgcaaatggttagactttcaagtcttctcggataaggacgataagccggaggtcccgtctcacaacccttcaatgttaataatcctgtgggacgtaaaagaacccacacacttgtcttgtcgctaagagtagggcacgtagttcccggtgttgtggtctgtcttctgttgtgtatcatggttgggagggtaaataaagggaccacagtaattggcgcaagctgtgtggcgctctgccagcttgagtggcaaagttaataaaatcaaataaagGCGGGGATGTCAAGGTGTATTAACTAATTCACCATTGTCAAAACAAGACaatcaacaaattaaatatAACTTAATTAACTTTGATAGCGGATGTTGTGGGAACCGATAGACAAAACTCCCGTTCAGCTTTAATAGAACCCAAAAGAGAGCACGAAAGAGATCGGGTACAGGAGGTAGGAATTATCCTAATTTTAATCGTTTCCGATTAGCTTAATTGTAACAGTTAAATAACATTTCTCCTGTTTATTCAGGTATGACGGCTTTCTTAGACTTAAAACctttcttaaacttaaaatctGCGAGCTTTGGGTGGTTTCCagaattaaaaagaaattaaattacttTAGGACAATAACCTTGCCAAGCTGGGATGCATTTGACTTTTTCATCTTCCCTGTGACAAACGCTTGAAGTTCATTTCGGCTGAAATGGGAACAGGCAACGGACTTCCCGCAATTtcctcaggggcacccaacgagaatatagttcaaacccacttaaacatagcattgttaaactattttcgtatttaaacggtagatataggcatattttgatcccctaaaaatttttcatctgttcggattccctagctgaaagtctagtgattcgaaaattatagggatcaaaacctaccttttcgaaaatttcagccagaaaaaaggctcccgaaaattctaggtgacctttttagggtaaaaatccgtttaaaatgggcaattataccatgttttagatgttcgaaaatcctaggacaggcaggcaagcaaggaattttacaacaaatgttccgaaaattctagatctcaagtggtctttcgaacagatattttccgaaaattgacgttgggtacccctgtttccttgcaaaaaatgctcaattttgACAATCCGAATCCTAAAAGTATAGCAGCAGTTGTCATTTGAAACTAGTAGCCTAATTAATGAGCTATACTAGCGGCTCTCACGAGTCCACTTAGCTTAGTGGTACAGCATCCGCGAACTCAGAGATTTTACACACttttccacatttttttctgcTCTCAGATTGTTTCTTGAGCGTCCCTGTCTTTCTTATGCCGTTGAGGAAGAAACATATTTCTCTTCATGTCATTAACCTGGGTTAACAATCTAAAATCGGCTTTATTAAAAGGCTAAAAAGGATCCTAAGAAATCACAGTGAAGGCCACAAATAAAAAGTCATCGCTTATAACcataaaattaaaagagaaagtAAAAGTAATGACTTCAGGATCAACGACGCGGTTGTCAAAGGGAACGCTAGAAAACAGGAAAATCATTGGTTAAAACAGGAAAAATGATTGTGCTGCACGAATCATTGCTGTATTCTGCAAAACAACGGCATGGAATCATTAAGTTGAATTGAGGTTTTAACGACGGACAAAGTGAGCGTACAAATACAAAcgttttatttaacaattagttcATACGTAAGCGTGCATATGTCGAGATATTGAGCACGCGGTaagtttggagagcacgaaAGAGGCGTAAGAGtttcacgaggcgcagccgagtgaaACGCGGCCTCTTGAGTCTGACTAAATTTGTTAACATGAGTATCCTCACCAGTATCCTCCTCGGAGTCTTCGCCCAATTTACATGACCCACAGCAATCGCTAGGCCGAAGGTCTTGCAAATCGGTAGAGTACGttccccaaaagtgttgcgattttaacgatttttgcgaaaattgcgaaaattgcgaaaaatcgcaaaaattggTGAACACCGAagagctagagaagacaagtccccccaaagtgttgcgatttttgaaaaaattgcaaaaattgcggaaaattgcgaaaaatcgcaaaattctCAAAAGCTTGAGAAGgaaagtcccccaaaagtgcgattttgcgattttaacaatttttgcaaaaattgcgaaaaatggcaaaaattgcaaaacaccgaaaagctagaaaagacaagtcccccaaaagtgtcgcgatttttgcgattttaacgacttttgcgaaaattgagATAATTCGCAAAAACCGCagaactctcaaaagctagagaagacaagtccgcgatttttgcgattttaacgatttctgcgaaaattgcgaaaaatcgcaaaaatcgcagaacattgAAGAGCTAGTGCCGCAGTGCCGTAGTCGATGAACAATGAAATCTAACTTAGTTGAACGACTGAGAATTGACACTGTCGCTAAAAGCGTAATTATGAAGGACAGCTCATCAagcgaaccgcaaaatgaaagctaaaatttgacgaaaatgcttaggcctaattagtaAACTAGTGCAtccttcttcacacgatctggCAAAAAGTGTACTGAACGGAGccgcaaaataaaagctaaaattttacgagagatCTTAggtctaatcactgaaacgagcgcttacttTGGGCTTAATCCGTAAACGAGTGCTTCACACGAACTCGCGAAAAATGTAGCTGACCGAGCCGCAAAAttgaagctaaaattttacgagagttttgAGGCCTAATTAccgaaacgagcgcttaggctaaaTCGGTCAACGAatggcgataaaatattatttcatgttctcatttttgtggatacgatgttttcaaaaaagtcgCGCACGAGTCCTGAGAATTGACACTGTCGCTAAAAGCGTAATTATGTAGGACAGCTCATTTAGCGAACGGCAAAATGAAAGCGAACTCACGGGGTAAATTcatatttatgaaagctaactcaCGAGACATATTTATGCGTAGCGGGATTGTTTCGGCTcgtggattaaagaacgaggtatattcaTGCGGAGCGCGCTTGTTTCGGCTCGGGTATATCTATTTGCAGCGCGCTAGTAGAATAACTTGGGTGTTTGAAAAAGTGTTTGCTATATTATgatgtacaaaattaaagaaagggtACAAGtgatgtattttgttttgttgttgttgtcgttgtaaCAAACGAGGCATCGATGCGCTCGATTAAGCAACGGAGTTGTTATTCATTTTGgtgactgcgggactgcggaagTAGAATTGCAACTCGAATGCGGCACTGCGGGAGCAGTTTTTCGAGTGAGACAATttgtgggccgggtattctgaaatGTAGCCCTTGAATATTTGCCAGCACAACAAGTTCGAGTTGTCCATATGACAATTCTAAAATCGCAAAAGTTGCAACTCTTGTGAGGGACTTCTGTTCGCTTTCTTTTCactgttctgcgatttttgcgatttttcgctaaattcgtaattttcgcaaaaatcgttaaaatcgcaaacatTGCACAACACTGAAATGGTAGAGAACACAAATCCCCGAGAAGagtcgcgatttttgcgattttaacgatttttgcgaaaattgcctTTTTTTCGCAATTTTGGCAAAAATCACGAGTCCTTAGTTGGGGATTTTTCTTCTTACTTgcaccatttacgatttttgcgatttttcgcaaaattcgcaattttcgcatttgcgtgcaaacctggacataagtggaggTTCAAGGACGTTTCAGTTCCTGTGCCTAGAACATTTACCATAACGCCTTGTCCAATACGTCATCTGAGCTTCCTCTTTTCGAGTGATTGCATTGGTTGCAGTGGGTTTAGGGAAGCCAATTTGTAATAATGTAGCCGTATTAGAGGTAGAGATGTTGTATTTAGGGAGCATACAGGTTCAAAAACAATCTGTTAGCACCAGGAAGGTTCTCACTCTCATATGGCAGTCGCCAGGAATGCAAGGCGACCCGGCATGAAAAATTTGATATCAGGAATTTTGAGCAGAATTAATACCTGATGACCCTTGACGATAATGCAAATCCCATTCCCAGCAAGGACGTTTTGTCTCTTATTCCCAGTAACAAAATCCCAGTTCCCAGCATgggcgcgttggatatgagggCTATTATAACCAAAGAGCCGCATAGCGTCGaattggctataaccagtctgatatccaacaagcacgaatggAAAATTTCCATTATATTCTAAATGCGTAGACACTTGGAAATTTTAAGcaaatcagtttccagcttggcaatACTTGACGCAATCATTTTCTAAATTAGGTCACACGCAATATAACCGAGATCGAGTTAACagtcagaaagctagaaacgcaatatccgatatcgaaaatttaataaaacgtaTTGTTGGCGTTAAAGCCAGATACcttgtttatttgttattttttattatcaaaagtGTTAGTTGCGGGCTCAGATGATCTCAGCAATGCATTTTATCAATTTCTGGACCCCCTAAAAGGCTAATGGATTTCAGTTCTGTGACGGGTTATAACATATTTTCCAGCCGTGTTTAAAACATTATGAAGAGTAGCTGAACAACGCTAATCCAGGGATCCTATGAGTTCATGACAAGAACGTTGAAAATGTAAAGTCAGCATTTGTGTTAATAACCTCCAATTAATTGAAACTGAGTGGATCCTTTCAATATGAAGAATTGGACGTTTTCAACAAACCTCTAAGGACGCCAATAACAATGACGTAATgaacgacttctggtggacgaacaaaaggaagtATATCACCTGCCCATTAGTCACGAAAAATAATATAACATTGGCTGAAGCGGAAAACACTATAACACTCTTtctttgtccacccaaattttgaataagcattttttttgttttctcttgggaccattgtcagtcccaagagaaacaggaaacaatgcttacTAGAGTGTAATGCGCATTCCcagtacagaaaactcgtaCCTTATTATAAGAAATTAACAACGCACTTTATTAACGTGATTTCataaaattcgcgttaatttaatgTATCTTAATTAATGTTGATGTAAATTTTACAACATCGTTATTTTAAAGCACCTTTATTTCATTACAAAACCTTATTAGTTCCTCACTAGATCCATTTGAGCAATCCTAAAAGCTAACTACTgtaaatgcttctttttctccATGAGACATAGGTATGTTGAGATTTTGtaagtgcagcaaattcgtATTACAGCAACAAACTGAggctttgaaagatcttttgaatAGACTGAGGGTCTAGTAggcttcaaaacaaaattttccgctgtaaaaaagaaaaataaaaaaatagaaaaatccGTGGACTTGTCTTGCAAGGTTTTATTAACGAAAGCCAAAACGCAGATTGGCGTTCAGGAATGTAAAAGTGCGAGTTCACAGAATTATGACAATCGCAGTAAGTAAAGCATGATGCTTATCGagaaattcgcgttaatttaatgCATGTAGACCTAACTTTTgaaaaattcgcgttaatttagtttaatgtaaattttcttcgcGTTGTCAACGTGCATTGTTAATTTCCTACAATAAGGTAGTCATAGTCGTTTTCCTATACTCTAATCTGTTGATAAATAGTTTGACCACGCAGTGATATATGAATTTTTCCCAGTAAACATtaagcaaataaacaaaactctTTTTGAGCCCAAATTAATGTGTACATCTTTTTGAACGTTGTCGTTATGAGGAAAAGCATTTTGCATGTAGTCAATCCCTAGGATAAGAAATGATCTCGCAATTATTGAAACTGTTTCAAAGCTAATTTGAGTCTAATTTAAGACCTATTCTTCTACCATTCATTTTTTAGAAGTTTCCTTTGGTCCTCTGACTTGAGTGCGACTTTAAAAATGACCAAGAGCCTGCATTTTGAAGTCACAGTAGTCATATTTCTGGTGTGTGGCCGTGTGTTTTGCGCAGACGCTCAGCAGTGCAAAAGTGTACACTCTACATATGGTATGATGTTAAGAGGCTTTGTGTTTCAGGAAAGTAACACCGCAAACATGATTATCTGCGGACAGTTATGTAACGCGAACATCCGATGTCAAAGCATCAATTACGTCATAAGCCGGAATTTGTGTGAGTTAAATAGTCGCACCAAGGAAGCGAGACCAGACAATTATGTTCCAGACACAGATCGGATATACGTGACAAGACCTAGCGAAAGAGGTATCGTTGTTTTGGTGCATAACTAGTTGCCGTAAGTATAAAGCCAAGTTGCCAATTCGGCCAGTTACCCTCTGTAAGACAGAGGACATCTAGAGCACCTCTATGCCGTACTCTTGAGAATAAAGTGTGGGCTCTTTATCGTGCCAAAGATGTGGTGAACGAGGctttaaaatggaaatttataTCGTACGAAGGCGTCATGGTGCAGTTTAAAGAGCACTGGATCTTGATGCCGCCatgtttaattaaccctttcacttccaGGTTTCATCAGAATGTGACCTTACCCATCAATTTCTAGAACATGGGAGTCTAAGAGTATCTCGCTCTGGCCACTTGTTGGATTTGTGGTCGGAAGTTCCTTCGCTTTATAAACATTCAACCGGATGCCCTCTCCATTTTTTCTAGCCTCAAAATAACGCTGACACTACCACTTACCTTAATATATTGTTGGAAACTGGTAGAAAGTATACTTCGGGTGGCAGATCTAAAAATTTGGCGTGTACCTAATTACGTTCATTTCTAGACATAAGTAACCATTTGGTGTTTTTAACCATGTTTTTTTCGACATTGTTCTTTCATGATGTTTAAGTGAAATACCTGAACTGGATTGAAGATAGCACACTGCACTTCCGATCTACGGATAAAAAGCAGCTATTCTTTATATTTGTAATGAGAAAGAGTTCCCACTTTTTTATGAATACAACCAAGGTGCAGCTTACTTGAATGTGAACCATTGTTTGCAACTCTAATTACAGCTCCCCTGGGCTCCATCCAGGAGTTACCTGCTGAATCATGCTCGGAGATCAAAGCCAGTGAAGGAGGCAGCGTTGTCAGTGGCAAGTACTGGCTTGATTCAATCAAACCAGGCCAAGCTGTGTCGGTTCCTTGTGACATGCTGACAGGAGGTGTGTTGTTTGAGCCAATCTAAGAGTTTCCTTTCACCCAGGCATTTTTTGTTTGAATCGGCGGGTCTGGGAGTGGAACAAAATAAGAAATGGGACACGAGTTTGCTCGCACCACGGAATTACAAATGTCCATCTTAGTATTGTGGGACACTAAAAGCAAAATCAGCCTATATCAGATAAACATTAAATGTTGAGATGTTGCAGGGGAGAAAAATGCTGGGTAGAAAAACTTGGTGATGGTgacgaggatgatgatgatgataaggaTGGTGATGACCACAGCGATGACGACGACtgcgacgacgacgacgaaaacGACGAtaaagatgacgatgatgaggGTGATGATTACCATGACGATGACGACAACATcgacgacgacgacaaagatgacgattatgatgatgatgatgatgacgatgatgatcacCACGACGATGTCGATGACGACAACGTCGACGACCACTACGATGACGACGAAGATGACCACGAAGATGATGACAACGTCGACGACGACAAAAACAgggatgaagatgacgatgacgtTGATGACAGGAGTCAATTATTAGTCCTCTGAGTtaaccctgtcccgtatctttttaGTTTTAGAAGCAA is a window of Montipora foliosa isolate CH-2021 chromosome 5, ASM3666993v2, whole genome shotgun sequence DNA encoding:
- the LOC138002740 gene encoding uncharacterized protein, which codes for MTKSLHFEVTVVIFLVCGRVFCADAQQCKSVHSTYGMMLRGFVFQESNTANMIICGQLCNANIRCQSINYVISRNLCELNSRTKEARPDNYVPDTDRIYVTRPSERAPLGSIQELPAESCSEIKASEGGSVVSGKYWLDSIKPGQAVSVPCDMLTGDADECNASVPVCDVNAICQNTLASFKCTCKTGFTGNGLSCRDIDECTRGSHNCMNGPALCLNTLRSYQCACKPGYRGDGQRYCILDGKYCKLQYNN